AAGCACTGAAGCTGTCGAAGAAAGCACTGAAGCAAGCCCCGCTGAAACCCCCACCGAAAACTCAGCCGAAACTCCTGCGACTGATGAACAAGCCGAGGAGGTGTCCACATGAACCAACGCGAACGAATTTTAGCAATCCTTGTCGGTGGCCTTGTCGTCCTGGGAATTGGACAATGGGGTTTCTCAAAGTACAAGTCGTCGCTTCAACAACGCAAAACGCGATACGATTCGCTACAGAACCGACAACTACAGCTTGTCGAAAAGCGGACTCTCGGTGCGTTGGCAGATCGGCAGATGGGTGAATATCTCGTACGGTCTTTGCCCAGCGATGTCGAAAAGGCTCGCAATGCCTACCAAAGCTGGTTGTTGGATATCGCCAAGGAAAACGATATTCAATCACCTTCGGTAAACGAAAACGGAATCGCTCCGTTTGGCGATTTGTACCAACAGTTGAAGTTCAAAGTTTCTGGACGGGCAGAGATGCCTCAGATCGTCAGCTTGCTTTACGACATTCAGGCAAAAGACTATCTGCACCGCATTCAGCAATTTGACGTTACACCATCCAAACGCGATAGCGGCTTTATTTTCAATCTGACGCTTGATGCGATCGCATTGAATTCGGCTCCCGCAGACGCCAAAGATCCCAAGACTCAGTCGTGGCGGGTTGATGGCGAACAGTTGGCCTACGAAGACGCGATCTTAAATCGCAATCTCTTTGAACCGCCAAACCGAGCACCGGTATTTAAAGGCAATAAAACGTTCGAAGCAGTTCGTGGGCGTGAGACCGCGATCTCATTGGATGTTGATGACCCCGAAAAGCATGGCCTGACATTCGGCCTCGTCGGTGAACACGACAACGTCACGATCGATTCCCGAAGCGGCACCATTCGTGTCCGCTCGGATGAACTGCAAGAGTTCAAAGTCGATGTAGAAATCACTGACCAAGGATTCCCGAAAAAGACCACCAAAGAGACGTTATTGGTGAAGGTTGTGGATCCACCGCCTCCGCCAGTTGTCGAGCCTCCCAAGGTAGAACTCGCCTACGATGACGCCAAGCAAACCTATTTGACTGGCTTGGTGCAAGGAGCCGAAAACTGGACCGCTTGGATGAATGTCCGAACTCGCGGAAAGACGTTGAAGCTTCGTGTAGGTGACGAATTCGAAATCGGCAGCGTTCGCGGAAAGATCAAATCGATCGATGCCGACAAAGTCGAAATCGAAATTGACGACAAAGTCATCTCGCTGAAAAGCGGCAGCACTCTGAAGTCTGCTGTCGAAAAAGTACAGTAGAGTGCAGGTCTAGCAGCCTGCAAATTTTCTTTTGTCGCGTTCGCTGCGTGAAGCTAGCGTTCATCCCCGCTTGTTTTGCGAAGTCGTTAGCGACCTCGTTAGAGATCGACGCTGACACGCTCACGATCTTTACACTCGTAGTCGCGATTGGCACGGCGAGCTGCAGGTTTAGATCGCAACAGCGTTCCCGCCGAAAATGACCAGTTGATTGATAAGCTTGTTGGGCTGCTCGCGTTCAAAAGCGGTGAAGCGAAATGGCAGATCACTCAGCTGCTGGTGTTCTGCCAGATTGCGGTGTCCTTCTGGCTTCCGCTTGGTCGGATGCATCGGCAAAGAAAAAAGGGCGATGCTTCGCGAGGAAGCATCGCCCAAATCAGTTTTGGCAAGTTTGACTAACCGAATTGTCGGCTAAGCTCTGGCCTACAGGTATTCGCGGTTCTTGACCAAACCTGGCATCGGGATGCTGTA
This genomic interval from Stieleria sp. JC731 contains the following:
- a CDS encoding cadherin repeat domain-containing protein, which gives rise to MNQRERILAILVGGLVVLGIGQWGFSKYKSSLQQRKTRYDSLQNRQLQLVEKRTLGALADRQMGEYLVRSLPSDVEKARNAYQSWLLDIAKENDIQSPSVNENGIAPFGDLYQQLKFKVSGRAEMPQIVSLLYDIQAKDYLHRIQQFDVTPSKRDSGFIFNLTLDAIALNSAPADAKDPKTQSWRVDGEQLAYEDAILNRNLFEPPNRAPVFKGNKTFEAVRGRETAISLDVDDPEKHGLTFGLVGEHDNVTIDSRSGTIRVRSDELQEFKVDVEITDQGFPKKTTKETLLVKVVDPPPPPVVEPPKVELAYDDAKQTYLTGLVQGAENWTAWMNVRTRGKTLKLRVGDEFEIGSVRGKIKSIDADKVEIEIDDKVISLKSGSTLKSAVEKVQ